The Bacillaceae bacterium S4-13-56 genome contains the following window.
GGTTGGATAGGGTGATTAAAAAATGGCTAATCGTTTTAGGAATTATTTTATCTGTAGGTTGTTCAAGTCAAGATGAAGTCGTATATGATAGCAAATATAGCGAAGAGAGAGCAATCCCTGTGATGCAGAAAAATATTGACTTAGGCGGAGAGGATCATAAGTCTCTCGCTACTGCCAAAATAGTTATTGATACGATCATTCTACCCTATCTTAAAGATCACCAATTTGCCCAGGATTACGCGAAAGAAAATATGAACCACATTCTTCAAAAAGATAATGGAATCATCAAATTTGAATTTAAAGATAAAAATTATATTTATGTGGATGCTACTCAAATGAAAATTATAGAATCGAGTATGGAATAAGAGTTAAATCGAGTTCCTCTTCAGCAAAACTTGACATTCTCGCCAATTTTCAGCATAATAACCTTAATTTTATAGGAATAAGCATTGACGAGGACTAGTATATGGCTGACAACACATTTACAGAGAGGAAATCCAAGGCTGGGAGATTTCCATGTGTATCCATAGAACCTGCCTCTGAGCTCCGTATTGGTAAAGATGCGCGCGGACAATAGTCCGTTATCAATAAAAGTGTGTGGCTTACTTTAAGTTGCAAACAAGGGTGGTACCACCAAACCTCGGTCCCTTATTGGGATGGAGGTTTTTTTGCTGGAAAAAAGGAGAACAATGATAGAAAGCAGAACTCCTTTACATAATGAGTCACCAATTGGAATTTCATAGATACATTAGATATAGAAAAGAGGGTGAAAGAAATGGGTAAAAAGAAAAAAGAGTTTGTAGAAGAAATAACAGCAATGGAGGATGACTTTGCCCAATGGTACACGGATGTTGTGAAAAAGGCTGATCTTGTGGACTATGGTATGGTGCGAGGGACAATGATCATTCGTCCCTATGGATATGCTTTATGGGAGCATATTCGAGATGCGTTGGATCAAAAAATTAAGGATACAGGACATGAAAACGTGTATATGCCACTCTTTATTCCTGAGAGTCTCTTACAGAAGGAAAAGGATCATATTGAAGGATTTGCTCCAGAGGTTGCATGGGTAACCCATGGTGGAGAAGAAGAGCTTGCAGAAAGAATTTGTGTCCGTCCAACCTCTGAGGTTCTTTTCTGTGATCATTACAAGGATATTATTCATTCCTATCGGGACCTGCCAAAGCTTTATAACCAATGGAGCAATGTGGTTCGTTGGGAAAAAACAACACGTCCATTTTTACGTTCCTTAGAATTCTTATGGCAGGAGGGTCATACTGCACACGCAACGGATGAAGAGGCAATGGAAGAAACTCGAAAGATGCTAGAGGTTTATGCAAGCATTTGCGAGGATTACTTAGCAATCCCTGTCGTACGTGGACAAAAAACGGAGAAAGAAAAGTTTGCTGGTGCCAAGCTAACCTATACCATTGAAAGTTTAATGCATGATGGGAAGGCGCTTCAAGCTGGTACTTCTCACCACTTCGGAACAGGTTTTGCGGAAGCCTTTGGCATTCAATATAGTGATCAAAATGGCGAACTTCAATATGTTCACCAAACATCATGGGGATTCACTACTCGTTCCATAGGCGCGATGATCATGGTACACGGTGACAATCGAGGATTGGTCATTCCACCACGTGTGGCACCAACTCAAGTCATGATCCTGCCTATCGCTCAACATAAGGAAGGTGTTTTGGATCACGCTTATGGATTGCGTGATTCATTGAAGAGTGTTGTAAGGATCGATATTGATGCGAGCGATAAAAGCCCTGGCTGGAAATTTAATGAATACGAAATGAAGGGGATTCCATTACGTCTCGAAGTAGGTCCTAGAGATATGGAGAACAATCAGGTTGTTTTAGTGCGTCGGGATACAGGTGAGAAGATAGTGGTTCCGAATGCCGAACTTGAAGCAAAGGTAGTGGAACTGTTAGAGGATATTCAAAAGAATTTACTTGAAAAGGCCCAAAAGCATCGCGATACTCACACTTCAGAAGCTCAAACTTTAGAAGAACTTGACCAAAAGCTGAAAGAAAATCCAGGTTTTGTGAAGGGTATGTGGTGTGGAGACCTGGCTTGCGAAGAAGAAATTAAAGAAAAAACACAGGCTACCTCAAGATGTATCCCATTTGAGGGTGACTCCATCGGTAATACTTGTATCGTATGTGGCAAGAAAGCAAAAGATTTGGTTTACTGGGCAAAAGCTTATTAATAATATGGTGGTGCGCTTGGATATTAGGTCCAAGCGTTTTTTTATGGTATAGGTTGCGCTTGGGTAACGCCTAACTAAGCTCAATTTTTTTCTTATATGCGCGCTTTAAGTCCTCTATGCGCTAGATTCTACCCTTATGCTCGGAAAAGAAGGAGGGTATGCTCAAAAATAAAGGTTTTATGCTCGGGAATTTTTGATTAATGCTCAAGTATCCTTTTCAATGCTCAAGATTAAGAGAGTAGGGGCATTTTTATTATTTTATGCTCAAATCTCTTCCGTTCTATGCTCAACTTATTTCATTTTAAGCGCGGATATTTTCATACAATGCTCATGTTATAAATGGCAATGCTCAAATCTGTAACTATAAGGGCATTTTTATTATCTTATGCTCACCCCAAAGTCTAAGAAATGGAATCATATGCGCACCTACTTTTTTAAAAAAAGCTCCTTTTTATCCAGAGGAACTACTTGCATCAATGTATTTCTTTTGAAACGTATCAATTAACCGGTTTGCCGTATACATCTGTTTAGTAGGTATTTGATGGGTAGCATGAGGAATTATTTTTTTGTACATATGAGAGTTACCGTTGTAAAAATCTTCGTGGGCTTTGATCCACTTAATCTTTGTTCCATAAACCAAGAGAGTGGGAACTTTAATAGAAGTTAATTCATCCACGCAATCGTAGTGTAAAGATTGATTGTAAAAGTGATACCAATTAGCGACATTTGCTTTCATCATATGTTTAAACAAGATTCTTTGTACAGTCCGGTCTGTGGTATGACTTTTGGCTAATATTTTGGCAAGTATTTCAGGGTTTGACTCCAGCATTTTCATTCCTATTCTAAATTGTAGGGCAAGGGTTTTAGTTGCTACACAAGGAAAGCCTCCGAACAAAATCATCCCTTTCACCCGTTCTGGATAATGGATGGCTAAATGTTGAGCAATTGATCCTCCAGCTGAATATCCGAGGATAGTAGCCTGCTGCAACCCCTCTTGATCTAGAATAGATAGAATTTCCTTAGCGTAGGAATCGATAGTAGGAACCCCAGTTTTCATGAGACTGTCCCCATGTCCACTTAAGTCGGGAATAAGGAGTTGGAATGAGCTTTGCAATGGATATTGAAAATGAAAGACTTTCCGCCCCATACCAGGGGGATGAATGAATATGATGGGCGACCCTTCTCCTATTGCATCATAAACAATAGTGTCTTCAGTACTTGATGGCATTTCCGAATCACTCTTTCTTTATTTTTCTATAGTGTGCCACAAAGCGTTTCATATTATGGATTGTTATATGAAAACGGAGGCTGTGGCCATTACTTTAGCTTTGCCATCTCCTAATTCCAAAATTCTGTACAACCAACAAGTAGTATAAACAGAACGACGAAAATGAATAATAAGGGTCCTACTTTTCAAAAAAATCCAGCCTAAAAAGTTTTGTTACAACTTTCTCCGTCAATCTTTATGAAAACGTGTCCTTAATAATGAAACAGCTTGGGTTTCCCCAAACTGTCTAGGATGATCAACCAAAGAAAAAGTCTAAAACATTTCCTCCAATTGAACTGTCTTGATTATAAAACTCTGAATATCCACAATTCTTACAGTACACAACAGTAAAACGGTTATTTTGAATATCAAACATCTTGGAAAGTCCCGTTCCTGTCATGGCTACTTCTTTTTGCCCGGCATCCTGACTCCCACATTTGATACAGCCTTTATTTTCATCCATTTGATCAACCTCCTTATGAAATCCTTATTAATTTGTACGAAAATGCTATAAAAAAGTTTCACCCATGTTTGCTAAAAAGCATCCCTCCGAATACACTTAATAATAATAATGACAAGGGGGAAGCTAGATGACATTTGATTGGCATCGTGAAGCGGAAAAGCAATGGGATGGACGTGCGTCGTTTTGGAATAAAAACAGTAAATCGATGTGGGATGAAGGGAGTAGGAAAACCATTATTCCAAAATTTGAAAACCATGTTCCCAAAGGGGCAAAAGTAGCAGACTTAGGTTGTGGAGATGGTTATGGATCATACTTACTACATAATCGAGGGTATAAAGTCATTGGATTAGATCTTTCGAAAGAGATGATTGATAAAGCCAATGAACGTTTAGAAGACCAAACTCTTCACTTTATTCAGGGAGATATAACCTCATTGCCATTTGAAAGCGAATCCTTTAACGCGGTTTTATGTGTAAATGCTATGGAATGGGTGAGACATCCAATAGAAGCACTAATGGAAATGAAGCGGATTGTAAAACCTGGTGGTAAACTCCTTATAGGAATATTAGGACCAACAGCCAAGCCAAGGGAAAATAGTTATCCAAGACTAAATGGGGAAAAAGTAATTTGTAATACCATGATGCCATGGGAGTTTAGACAATTAGCCTTAGAAAACGGTTTGAATGTTATTGATGGACATGGTGTTTATAAAAGAGAGGTACGGGACCAACATATTAATGGATTACCGGAGGAACTAAAGCAGGCCTTAACATTCATGTGGGTGTTCGTGTTAGAGAAAGAGTAGATGACATGTCCAATCCATCGTCTGGAGATAATTCATCATGATCGAACATGGGAACAAATGTCTCCGTATGCGTCCAGACCAATGAACATCCTTAGTTCATTGTCAAAAACTGAAGCGATATAGGAAGGATAAAAGATTACTATCAGCTGCTATTCAAATTCGATTGAGACCTTACTTCATTAGAAATGGAGAATCAATAGTGTTTTCCCCATGGTCAAGTGGACGATTATGCATCTAAAGAATTAATCCAACTATCACATTGATGTAGAATAATTGACAACCTTTAGAAAATCCATAACAATGAATAAAAAATAGAAGCTAGGAGTGGCAGTCATTGGAGTGGATTTGTAAAAGCTTTAATGAGTTATCAAATGATGAATTGTACCAGATTATGAAAGCTCGTGTGGAAATTTTTGTTGTGGAACAGGAATGTCCATACCCTGAGCTTGATGGACATGATCAAGTTTCACAACATCTTTATGGAATAGAAGATGGACAAATTGCTGTTTATGCTCGTCTTGTTCCAAAAAACACAAAATACAAAGAGGCATCTATTGGAAGAGTGATTGTAACCCAGCCATTTCGCGGTAGGGGCTATGGTCATCAATTAATGGAGAAATCGGTTGAGTTTTTAACGAAAGAATGGAACGAAACAGTGATCAAGTTACAAGCTCAAGAACATCTAAGGAATTTTTACGGGGCACACGGATTCGAAGTCATTTCAGAACCGTATATGGATGATGGAATTCCTCATGTAGATATGCTTTATCCCGCATTAACGAGCAGTAATACCCCCACCTAAGTAAAAATAAGAAGAGTAGTTGGGGATAAAAATAAAACATTCATCCTTGTTGGTGAAGCTTGCTTCATAAATGTCCGATTGGTTGGGTGGGACTTTATTTCTGTTTAGTTTTTGAGTTGGAAAGGGAAATATTCTTTATAAGTCCATGAAAATTTTGTAGATTAGTGAGTAATATTGGATTTACACACATTCGTTGGAATAGGTAATAACCGTTAGTCTCGCACATACTAAAAATGCTCCACAAAAAACTGACGTCAGGAGGTTGGTGGGAGTGTTATCAAAAGACCAAACGGAACAGTTAAAACAATCTTTGCTTGAACAAAAAGCAGAGTTAGAAGAACATAATAATGATTTTGGTATGGATTATGAGTTTGTGAAAGAATCCATGAGCGAACTTTCCAATTATGATAATCATCCGGCTGACCATGGAACAGAGCTTTATGAAAGAGAAAAGGATATTGCACTTCAAGAACATGAGGAAAAAGAAATGCAGGATATTCAACAGGCTCTGCAAGCTATGGAAGACGGATCGTATGGTAAATGTGAAATCTGTGATGCCGATATTCCTTTTGAACGGTTGGAAGCTATACCAACAACGAAAAGATGTAAGGAGCATGCCGAAAATCGTGAGGCATCAAGAGATCGTCCAATCGAAGAAGAAGTGTTACATTCAAGTGTGAACAAAAGTGAGCGGGAACCTGATGCTTCAACGAACTTTTTTGATGCGGAGGATGCATGGCAAAGTGTGGCCATGTATGGTACTTCAGAAACTCCGTCTGACTTTTATGAGGACAAGGAACATTATAATGAGATGTATTTCCGTTCTGAGGACTTAGTCAGCAGTGTGGAGGAATATGAAGGCTTTCTCCTTACCAATGACGAGGGTCATTATATCGGTGTTAATGAAGATCATGAAGCCTACGAAGATTTCTTGGATGAAAACGATGTTCACTCCATTTTATATGATTAGATTTGAAGGGCTCGTTGATAGACGAGCCCTTCTTTTGCTTGGAGATTCTGTTCTCAGCCTATGTTCAGGCGTATGAGCTTTTGATGCTACTTAGGTGCTAAAGTGATTCTTTATGTGAGGTATTTACTAGTTGCGTGACGTTTTTAAAAATTTAGGTGCTAAAACTCACGATTTTAGTGACGCTTTTTGGAGGCATAGTGACAAATATTTTGTTTCAGTTGGCTTAAGTGCTAAAAATACAGTTTAGGTGCCAGCAAATCAGGGCTATAGTGCCAAAATCAAAATTTGAATTTACGTAAAAATTCCCGATTTAAAGTTTAAGTGCTAATAAATCATAATAAGTGCCAAGCCGGCTGTTTTAGTGATAACAATTTTTGGGGAATGTGACGATATCGTGACACCCTAATCAGGGGAAAACAAGTTTGAGTGCCAAGCTACTCAAATGAGTGCTAAAATCTAAATATAAGAACTGCTCAAAAATTGGAAGGAGGCTCTTCCCCCATGATACGTTTTGCCAGAAGACTGAAATTTTTATTTAATATCAAAAAATCCATTCCGTTTTTAATTGAATTTTTCTTATCCAAAGAAGTCACCTCATCTAAAAAATGGATTTCGTTAGGGTTTATTGTTATTTACGCTATTCTTCCATTTGATCTCATTCCCGATTTCATAGTAGGCCTGGGTATTGTCGATGATTTAACAATACTCACTCTTGTACTTCAACAGATTATAAAAATGGCACCTGATTCCTTGAAAGAAAAACATGGACTAATCCCACGTCAATAACATGGGACAACCTTTCTCTTCAACTCGTTGTGGAACATTAAAAATCGTAAACTGAGTGGGATCCAAGTTCTCATTAACCTCCTCCCAAAATAACGGGGTCGCCACGGTGGCATGTTCGGAGGCCCGAGGTGAATAAGGAGCAATGATTGTTTTCCCAGCAGCATGTTGAATATAATCTATGTAGACGCGTTCTCCACGATTCTTCTTCATTCTTTCAATGGTAAAATACTCTGGATGTTTGTCTACAATTACATTAGCAACGGCTTCTGTAAATTCTCGGGTTTCATCAAAGGTCATTGGTTGATTTTTTAATGGAATATGAACTTGAAGACCTTTTCTTCCAGAAGTTTTAGCAAAGGAGTAGTATCCCATTCCTTCCGTCATTTCATGAATTAGTTGAGCTGCAAATACAGCGATTTGAAATTTCTCTACAGACGGAGGATCCAAATCGAACACAATCTCATCTGGCATTTCTTCACCCAGTCTTTGAAAAGGAACATGATATTCAATAGTTCCTTGATTCCCAAGCCAAATAAGCGAAGCTAAATTCTCACAACCGATAAAAAATTCTTCTTCTCCTTCTAATTTCCAACCTTTCACGAATTCAGGTGCATAGTCTGGTAAATGCTTTTGATAAAATGATTGTTGATGAATTCCATCTGGATAACGAATTAAAGTAAGAGGTTTTTTGTTCAAACGTTCAAGCAAAAAAGGGGCCATAACTCTTAAGTAGACAAGTAAATCCTGTTTTGTTGCCCTTGGGAAAAGCTCTTTGTCAGGATTTGTAACCTCGACCTCTAATGGCATTTGAGCCAAGCCGTAGTTCACTCGTTCAGTTGTACACTCTTCTACGTCTACATCAAAACGGAATCGATCAAATATCGGTTCACGCAATTCCCCTGGTGTTGCTCCCAAGCAGTGAACATCCATGGGAATGGCTGGAGGAATAGTCCATATCCCTGTGGCAGCCTTTTTCCCTTTATCTTTAATAAAGGCAGAAAGAGTGGAGACTTCTTCTGAAGAAAATCCGTGTTTCACCCTACCTAAAGATGTTCTATTGGTTAAACCCAATGCATAGTAGCCATTATTTTCATCCCAAGCCTGAAGAAATCCAGTAACAGTCTTCCAATTTTTAATCTTCAACCATTGCCTGGACCTTTTCCCATCTTCATAAAAACTTTGAGTTCTTTTAGCTACTATCCCTTCTCCACGGTGGATATAAAGTT
Protein-coding sequences here:
- the proS gene encoding proline--tRNA ligase encodes the protein MGKKKKEFVEEITAMEDDFAQWYTDVVKKADLVDYGMVRGTMIIRPYGYALWEHIRDALDQKIKDTGHENVYMPLFIPESLLQKEKDHIEGFAPEVAWVTHGGEEELAERICVRPTSEVLFCDHYKDIIHSYRDLPKLYNQWSNVVRWEKTTRPFLRSLEFLWQEGHTAHATDEEAMEETRKMLEVYASICEDYLAIPVVRGQKTEKEKFAGAKLTYTIESLMHDGKALQAGTSHHFGTGFAEAFGIQYSDQNGELQYVHQTSWGFTTRSIGAMIMVHGDNRGLVIPPRVAPTQVMILPIAQHKEGVLDHAYGLRDSLKSVVRIDIDASDKSPGWKFNEYEMKGIPLRLEVGPRDMENNQVVLVRRDTGEKIVVPNAELEAKVVELLEDIQKNLLEKAQKHRDTHTSEAQTLEELDQKLKENPGFVKGMWCGDLACEEEIKEKTQATSRCIPFEGDSIGNTCIVCGKKAKDLVYWAKAY
- a CDS encoding alpha/beta hydrolase; its protein translation is MPSSTEDTIVYDAIGEGSPIIFIHPPGMGRKVFHFQYPLQSSFQLLIPDLSGHGDSLMKTGVPTIDSYAKEILSILDQEGLQQATILGYSAGGSIAQHLAIHYPERVKGMILFGGFPCVATKTLALQFRIGMKMLESNPEILAKILAKSHTTDRTVQRILFKHMMKANVANWYHFYNQSLHYDCVDELTSIKVPTLLVYGTKIKWIKAHEDFYNGNSHMYKKIIPHATHQIPTKQMYTANRLIDTFQKKYIDASSSSG
- a CDS encoding zinc ribbon domain-containing protein, with the translated sequence MDENKGCIKCGSQDAGQKEVAMTGTGLSKMFDIQNNRFTVVYCKNCGYSEFYNQDSSIGGNVLDFFFG
- a CDS encoding class I SAM-dependent methyltransferase, with amino-acid sequence MTFDWHREAEKQWDGRASFWNKNSKSMWDEGSRKTIIPKFENHVPKGAKVADLGCGDGYGSYLLHNRGYKVIGLDLSKEMIDKANERLEDQTLHFIQGDITSLPFESESFNAVLCVNAMEWVRHPIEALMEMKRIVKPGGKLLIGILGPTAKPRENSYPRLNGEKVICNTMMPWEFRQLALENGLNVIDGHGVYKREVRDQHINGLPEELKQALTFMWVFVLEKE
- a CDS encoding GNAT family N-acetyltransferase; amino-acid sequence: MEWICKSFNELSNDELYQIMKARVEIFVVEQECPYPELDGHDQVSQHLYGIEDGQIAVYARLVPKNTKYKEASIGRVIVTQPFRGRGYGHQLMEKSVEFLTKEWNETVIKLQAQEHLRNFYGAHGFEVISEPYMDDGIPHVDMLYPALTSSNTPT
- a CDS encoding TraR/DksA C4-type zinc finger protein, encoding MLSKDQTEQLKQSLLEQKAELEEHNNDFGMDYEFVKESMSELSNYDNHPADHGTELYEREKDIALQEHEEKEMQDIQQALQAMEDGSYGKCEICDADIPFERLEAIPTTKRCKEHAENREASRDRPIEEEVLHSSVNKSEREPDASTNFFDAEDAWQSVAMYGTSETPSDFYEDKEHYNEMYFRSEDLVSSVEEYEGFLLTNDEGHYIGVNEDHEAYEDFLDENDVHSILYD
- a CDS encoding DUF1232 domain-containing protein, giving the protein MIRFARRLKFLFNIKKSIPFLIEFFLSKEVTSSKKWISLGFIVIYAILPFDLIPDFIVGLGIVDDLTILTLVLQQIIKMAPDSLKEKHGLIPRQ
- the ligD gene encoding DNA ligase D, which produces MYKPMLPTLSEDVPKGKDWVYEVKYDGFRCLLEWTEKGFRLISRNGKDLTAAFPEIKDWAQSYIEKAKKHFPLLLDGELVILNTSIQTNFFLLQTRSRVKTEARIKDVQSRPATFMAFDIVQFEGADFCQRTFFERRKKLEELFKELGWNDFHFSNRINLVEAWKSLSELWEKLYIHRGEGIVAKRTQSFYEDGKRSRQWLKIKNWKTVTGFLQAWDENNGYYALGLTNRTSLGRVKHGFSSEEVSTLSAFIKDKGKKAATGIWTIPPAIPMDVHCLGATPGELREPIFDRFRFDVDVEECTTERVNYGLAQMPLEVEVTNPDKELFPRATKQDLLVYLRVMAPFLLERLNKKPLTLIRYPDGIHQQSFYQKHLPDYAPEFVKGWKLEGEEEFFIGCENLASLIWLGNQGTIEYHVPFQRLGEEMPDEIVFDLDPPSVEKFQIAVFAAQLIHEMTEGMGYYSFAKTSGRKGLQVHIPLKNQPMTFDETREFTEAVANVIVDKHPEYFTIERMKKNRGERVYIDYIQHAAGKTIIAPYSPRASEHATVATPLFWEEVNENLDPTQFTIFNVPQRVEEKGCPMLLTWD